Proteins found in one Brevibacillus brevis genomic segment:
- a CDS encoding methyl-accepting chemotaxis protein, translating into MFLFNKLRNKMILWFLIVAVIPLTAVSLFITNSFSSILIDKQKSSYVDLTSSTAIAMDQYLDRRMTEIQILARTSDIQSDDSAAKNEFIRKFTEEMKLYDGNTFIASDGKVTADTFPKSVGINLGERQFFKDGMQDKPSFSDVLVAKTTGNRSIIVASPVKTKNNEKLGVLTGLVNVDDFTATFLKDLKVGNDGYPILVDNKDQIQYHPTQDLIGKPLEESALPQPLMEILKSGKTEKGSYSYSDNGKEYVVTYSPIPKTNFGLYLHIPVESITSAVSSVTTMVRIIVIVVVAVVTAIAYAVSRQISRPIAAVASVANRISEGELTVQPLQIRTKDEVGQLSQSVNTMVLNLRTIIQQVNDTASDLASSAEELSVNADHTSKATEQIAITIQEVAYGAEKQVKSVEESVTAIQGVSTGAQQVATNAQQAAESALGASQIAVEGNQALQVVISQMQSIENTVGNIADIVKRLGNSSQEIGQIVQVITAIAEQTNLLALNAAIEAARAGEQGRGFAVVADEVRKLAEQSAQSAQQIKLLITTIQLESNQAVLSMEQGTKEVATGLTVVNNAGKSFEQIQDAVTQVASQIQEVKAYSEQMSFGTKQVVELVTVIEEVAENSADGTQSVSAATEEQLAAMEEVSSSATSLARIAEELQSHVSKFKI; encoded by the coding sequence ATGTTTTTGTTCAACAAGCTCAGGAACAAAATGATCCTTTGGTTTCTCATCGTGGCTGTCATTCCACTTACTGCCGTTTCTTTGTTTATCACGAACAGCTTTTCATCCATTTTGATTGATAAACAAAAATCATCCTATGTTGACCTTACTTCCAGTACAGCCATAGCTATGGATCAATATCTGGACCGGCGTATGACAGAAATTCAAATTTTAGCCCGCACCTCGGATATTCAATCCGATGATTCCGCGGCAAAAAACGAATTCATCCGCAAGTTTACCGAGGAAATGAAACTGTATGACGGGAATACGTTTATCGCAAGCGATGGAAAAGTAACGGCTGATACGTTCCCCAAAAGCGTTGGAATCAATCTTGGCGAGCGCCAATTCTTCAAAGACGGTATGCAGGACAAGCCTAGCTTCTCCGATGTTCTTGTTGCAAAGACAACCGGCAATCGCTCTATCATCGTCGCTTCCCCTGTAAAAACGAAAAACAATGAGAAGCTCGGTGTCTTGACCGGGCTCGTCAATGTAGATGACTTCACAGCTACCTTTCTCAAAGATTTGAAAGTAGGCAACGATGGTTATCCGATTCTCGTTGATAACAAGGATCAAATTCAGTACCATCCTACCCAGGATCTGATCGGAAAACCCCTTGAGGAATCCGCTCTGCCGCAACCATTAATGGAAATCCTTAAATCAGGAAAAACGGAAAAGGGCTCATACAGCTACTCGGACAACGGCAAGGAATACGTTGTCACCTACTCCCCCATTCCCAAGACCAACTTTGGTTTGTATCTGCATATCCCTGTCGAGTCCATAACGTCTGCGGTTTCATCCGTTACTACCATGGTTAGGATCATTGTCATCGTTGTTGTCGCTGTCGTGACCGCAATCGCATACGCTGTTTCCCGACAAATCTCACGCCCTATTGCGGCAGTTGCCTCCGTGGCTAACCGCATTTCCGAGGGTGAATTGACTGTACAACCCCTGCAAATTCGAACCAAGGATGAGGTTGGACAGCTATCCCAATCAGTAAACACAATGGTGCTCAACCTGCGAACGATTATTCAACAAGTAAATGATACAGCTTCAGATCTGGCTTCTTCCGCAGAGGAATTGTCGGTCAACGCCGACCATACGAGCAAGGCTACCGAGCAAATCGCCATAACGATTCAGGAAGTAGCTTACGGTGCGGAAAAACAAGTGAAGAGTGTAGAGGAAAGTGTCACCGCAATTCAAGGCGTATCGACAGGGGCTCAGCAAGTTGCCACGAATGCACAGCAAGCTGCCGAATCAGCTTTGGGGGCTTCCCAAATTGCAGTGGAAGGCAATCAGGCCCTTCAGGTCGTTATCAGCCAAATGCAATCGATTGAGAACACGGTCGGCAACATTGCCGATATCGTCAAACGATTAGGAAACAGCTCACAGGAAATCGGACAAATCGTACAAGTCATCACCGCCATAGCTGAACAAACAAATCTGTTAGCGCTAAACGCAGCGATTGAAGCGGCGAGAGCTGGTGAACAGGGACGGGGATTCGCCGTTGTGGCAGACGAAGTGCGCAAATTGGCTGAGCAGTCCGCACAATCCGCGCAACAGATCAAACTGTTGATTACGACGATTCAGCTCGAATCAAACCAGGCTGTCCTTTCGATGGAACAGGGCACCAAAGAGGTCGCCACCGGACTTACGGTCGTTAACAATGCAGGCAAGTCCTTCGAACAGATCCAGGATGCTGTCACGCAGGTGGCAAGCCAAATTCAAGAAGTAAAAGCTTATTCCGAGCAAATGTCTTTTGGCACCAAACAGGTGGTAGAATTGGTCACTGTCATTGAAGAAGTAGCGGAGAATTCTGCTGACGGAACACAAAGCGTGTCGGCCGCCACAGAAGAACAGCTGGCAGCTATGGAAGAAGTCAGTTCATCAGCTACTTCTTTGGCAAGAATAGCCGAAGAACTGCAATCTCATGTAAGCAAATTCAAGATATAG
- a CDS encoding glycerophosphodiester phosphodiesterase, which produces MNICMAHRGWSGKAPENTMTAIRLALAEPAIKAMEIDVQLTRDGVPVLIHDFTLERTTNGRGLVMDHTLAELRELDAGSWFGDKFAGERIPTLEEVLIAVKGRCMLNIELKATSDMYPGIAEKVLALVEKHGMKQEVCLTSFDHDLIRHVRTLDQEVQTGLIVYGRPVLMLEQMEAAGATILSMGYPFLNRELAVAAIEKGFKVIAWTLDDPKHIREVISWHPQVQICTNHPDRMWEFV; this is translated from the coding sequence ATGAACATTTGTATGGCACATCGCGGGTGGTCAGGCAAAGCCCCGGAGAATACAATGACAGCGATTCGACTGGCTTTGGCAGAGCCAGCTATCAAAGCAATGGAAATTGATGTTCAACTGACGCGTGACGGTGTTCCGGTGCTGATTCATGACTTTACGCTGGAACGCACGACCAATGGCCGCGGTCTGGTCATGGATCATACCTTGGCAGAGCTGCGTGAGCTGGATGCAGGGAGCTGGTTTGGCGACAAGTTTGCGGGCGAGCGAATCCCTACGCTAGAGGAAGTGCTGATCGCAGTAAAAGGTCGCTGCATGTTAAATATCGAGTTGAAAGCAACAAGTGACATGTACCCGGGTATCGCGGAAAAGGTGCTCGCGCTTGTAGAAAAGCATGGAATGAAGCAAGAGGTGTGCCTGACTTCATTTGACCACGATTTGATTCGTCACGTTCGCACGCTCGATCAAGAAGTTCAGACAGGCCTGATTGTATATGGTCGCCCTGTACTCATGCTGGAACAGATGGAGGCAGCAGGTGCTACGATCCTCTCCATGGGTTATCCGTTCCTGAATAGAGAGCTAGCAGTAGCTGCTATTGAAAAAGGTTTCAAAGTCATCGCGTGGACGCTGGATGATCCGAAGCATATCCGCGAAGTTATTTCGTGGCATCCTCAGGTTCAAATTTGCACGAACCATCCTGACCGGATGTGGGAGTTTGTATAA
- a CDS encoding ABC transporter substrate-binding protein: MFSLKKTGTILCALTIGLSGVLAGCGSSSKDQSASAGSTSQPAASTASSGPVQIDFWYALGGVRGKTIEDMVKKFNETHKDIIVKPAYQGAYQENHSKVLASVAAGNNPDVTMVEIASIAAFADAKVLEDLTPYSQGDEKKYIPGLMKNSYWNDKLYAVPFNRSTPLLYINRDMLKEAGLDSNGPKTWDELVSFSQKLSKKEGDKITRYGFSTPVDIWFYEALVFQGGGNILSENGKELTINNEAGKAPLELWSKMVKEGIMKNPPGENYNAWDVAEQDFLNQKVGMIFTSTGSLTELKKNAKFDMGAAFLPANKTFGTPTGGANLVMLAKSTDAEKKAAWEFMKWMTDTEQTVPWSIASGYMPVTTEAIDSAEMKAFYEKEPNFKVAVDQLQYGYPRPMAPGYKELQDVIQKELQRAMLGQATVDEAMQAATEKGSKLLKK; encoded by the coding sequence ATGTTTTCATTGAAAAAGACTGGAACGATTCTATGTGCATTGACTATCGGTTTGTCAGGAGTTTTGGCTGGTTGCGGATCATCTAGTAAAGATCAGTCTGCAAGTGCAGGAAGCACTTCCCAGCCAGCAGCGTCTACAGCATCCAGCGGCCCTGTCCAAATTGATTTCTGGTATGCGTTGGGTGGCGTTCGTGGGAAAACAATTGAGGATATGGTCAAAAAATTCAATGAGACACATAAAGATATTATCGTCAAACCGGCCTACCAAGGTGCGTATCAAGAGAACCACTCCAAAGTACTGGCATCTGTGGCAGCAGGCAACAATCCAGATGTCACGATGGTCGAGATCGCTTCGATCGCGGCATTTGCGGATGCAAAAGTTTTGGAAGATTTGACTCCCTACTCCCAAGGGGATGAAAAGAAGTACATTCCAGGTCTCATGAAAAACTCTTATTGGAATGACAAACTGTACGCAGTGCCGTTTAACCGCTCCACTCCATTGCTGTACATCAACCGCGATATGTTAAAAGAAGCAGGACTTGATTCAAACGGTCCGAAAACATGGGATGAGCTGGTCAGCTTCTCGCAAAAGCTGAGCAAAAAAGAAGGAGACAAAATTACCCGGTACGGCTTCTCAACACCTGTTGATATCTGGTTCTACGAAGCGCTTGTTTTCCAAGGCGGGGGCAACATCCTGAGCGAGAACGGCAAGGAGCTGACGATCAACAACGAAGCAGGAAAAGCACCACTTGAGCTCTGGTCCAAAATGGTGAAGGAAGGCATCATGAAAAACCCTCCAGGAGAGAACTACAATGCGTGGGATGTAGCGGAGCAAGACTTCCTGAATCAAAAAGTGGGCATGATTTTTACCTCGACAGGTTCCTTGACGGAATTGAAGAAAAATGCCAAATTTGACATGGGTGCAGCTTTCTTGCCAGCCAATAAAACGTTTGGTACGCCAACGGGCGGTGCGAATCTCGTGATGCTGGCGAAGTCGACCGATGCAGAGAAAAAAGCAGCGTGGGAGTTCATGAAGTGGATGACCGATACTGAGCAGACAGTTCCGTGGTCCATCGCTTCCGGTTATATGCCTGTTACGACAGAAGCTATCGATTCGGCTGAAATGAAGGCATTCTATGAAAAAGAGCCAAACTTCAAGGTCGCGGTAGATCAGTTGCAATACGGCTATCCTCGTCCGATGGCTCCAGGCTACAAGGAATTGCAGGATGTGATTCAAAAAGAACTGCAGCGTGCGATGCTTGGCCAAGCGACTGTAGATGAAGCGATGCAGGCGGCGACGGAAAAAGGCAGCAAGCTTTTGAAAAAATAA
- a CDS encoding carbohydrate ABC transporter permease, which produces MYRVVLASRKTVEWIGLLVVAFLFVFPFLWMASTAFKTMPEVRQFPPTLLPETWEWSNFAQAWESGPFLMFTWNSILVAVGILILQFLTAVPAAYAFARYKFPGRNLLFGLVLIVLMIPGQVIFLPIYVQLSGWGLVNTLWSLILPYAASAFGIFLLRQAFMQVPDEVIEAARLDNASEWKIMWTIMVPMAKPVLVTFGLFSFIYHWNDYFWPLIMTNSDEVRTLPIGISSLHMSDGGTLWNVMMAGNMILILPILVIFFVAQRHIIKAFIYQSK; this is translated from the coding sequence ATGTATCGAGTGGTTTTGGCTTCACGCAAGACCGTGGAATGGATTGGGCTTTTGGTTGTGGCTTTCCTGTTTGTGTTCCCGTTTCTGTGGATGGCATCGACGGCTTTCAAAACGATGCCAGAGGTCCGGCAATTTCCCCCGACGCTTTTGCCTGAGACGTGGGAGTGGAGCAACTTCGCCCAAGCGTGGGAATCAGGTCCGTTCCTTATGTTTACGTGGAACAGCATTCTGGTTGCAGTAGGGATTTTGATCCTGCAATTTTTGACGGCGGTGCCTGCGGCTTACGCTTTTGCACGCTACAAGTTTCCCGGTCGCAATCTGTTGTTTGGTCTTGTCTTGATTGTCTTGATGATTCCGGGACAAGTCATCTTTTTGCCGATCTACGTGCAATTGAGTGGCTGGGGACTCGTCAACACGCTGTGGTCGCTGATCCTGCCGTACGCAGCCAGTGCTTTCGGAATCTTCCTGCTCAGGCAAGCATTCATGCAGGTGCCCGATGAAGTGATCGAGGCAGCACGTCTGGATAACGCGTCCGAATGGAAAATCATGTGGACGATCATGGTGCCGATGGCGAAGCCAGTGCTGGTCACTTTCGGACTATTCAGCTTTATTTACCACTGGAACGACTATTTCTGGCCGCTGATTATGACCAACAGCGACGAGGTGCGCACCTTGCCGATCGGAATATCCAGCTTGCACATGTCCGACGGCGGAACCTTGTGGAACGTCATGATGGCGGGCAACATGATTCTCATTCTACCGATTCTCGTGATTTTCTTCGTGGCACAACGGCATATTATCAAAGCGTTCATCTATCAATCCAAATAA
- a CDS encoding carbohydrate ABC transporter permease codes for MRKAATVQELPGVSQSKKEVRSQAFAWSDLASRLRPYLYLAPALICFALFFFYPIGSIIYLSFQDWSLINLEQMEWVGLQNYQDLMKDGDFHQVLGNTAVFTIATVGVGLTLSFLLALWLNKKAKVYGIIQATVFSPHIISLVSVSMLWMWLMDPQFGLLNAGLEAVGLPAYTWLTDPKSSLLSLIIVSIWKGVGYNTLIFIAGLQSIPGDIYEAAALDQSPWWRTLRRITIPMLSPTIFFLLIINTISSFQAFDTIAIMTQGGPINSTNMLVYYIYEQGMDFYNGGIASAASVILLILVGILTALHFLVMSKRVHYR; via the coding sequence ATGCGAAAAGCGGCAACTGTACAGGAGTTGCCGGGTGTAAGCCAGTCGAAAAAAGAAGTGCGTTCACAGGCATTTGCATGGTCTGACCTAGCATCCCGGCTGCGTCCGTACTTGTATCTGGCACCCGCATTGATTTGCTTTGCCCTGTTCTTCTTTTACCCGATTGGCTCGATCATTTATTTGAGCTTTCAGGACTGGTCATTGATCAATCTGGAGCAAATGGAATGGGTAGGCTTGCAAAACTATCAGGACTTGATGAAGGACGGAGATTTTCATCAAGTATTGGGAAATACCGCGGTCTTTACCATTGCGACAGTGGGGGTCGGCTTGACGCTATCTTTCTTGCTTGCCCTATGGCTGAACAAAAAGGCAAAGGTGTACGGCATTATTCAGGCGACTGTTTTCAGTCCTCACATCATTTCGCTGGTATCTGTCTCGATGCTGTGGATGTGGCTGATGGACCCGCAGTTTGGCCTGTTGAACGCAGGACTGGAAGCGGTCGGACTGCCTGCGTATACGTGGCTGACTGACCCGAAAAGCTCCTTGCTGTCACTGATTATCGTCAGCATTTGGAAAGGGGTCGGCTATAACACGCTCATTTTCATCGCAGGCTTGCAAAGCATTCCGGGCGATATATACGAGGCAGCAGCGCTCGATCAATCGCCATGGTGGCGGACGTTGAGACGGATTACGATACCGATGCTGTCACCGACGATTTTCTTTTTGCTCATTATCAATACGATCTCATCCTTCCAAGCGTTCGACACGATTGCCATTATGACACAGGGTGGTCCAATCAATAGTACGAACATGCTTGTCTACTACATTTACGAGCAAGGAATGGACTTCTACAATGGCGGGATTGCTTCGGCTGCCTCTGTCATTTTGCTGATACTGGTAGGGATTTTAACAGCTTTGCATTTCCTGGTGATGTCCAAGCGCGTGCATTATCGCTGA
- a CDS encoding ABC transporter ATP-binding protein yields MARVVLEQVTKAFQNQSVVKGLDLVIPDGSFTVLVGPSGCGKSTTLRMIAGLETVTDGKIIIGDQTVNQLPPGKRDIAMVFQNYALYPTMNVYDNIAYGLRNRGTSKKECQVLVEEIAEIVGLSDYLKRKPSQLSGGQRQRVALARAMVKKPKVFLMDEPLSNLDAKLRNQMRVELTSLHKQLGSTFIYVTHDQVEAMTMGDQIVVMNDGHIMQVASPMDLYQEPENLFVAQFIGSPPMNIVSAEGKSEHVWGFRPEKAVLLPAAVPAITSEEMWNTRGQVVSREILGSDTLLHVETEKGRVIVKADSEVAMQVGSSVTVTVPWEYIYVFEKGSGKRVGRMSGRVPVSTRAGGDS; encoded by the coding sequence ATGGCACGTGTGGTGTTGGAGCAGGTAACGAAAGCCTTTCAGAATCAAAGCGTGGTCAAAGGATTGGATTTGGTCATTCCAGACGGCTCCTTTACGGTTCTGGTAGGTCCGTCCGGCTGTGGGAAATCAACCACACTCAGGATGATCGCTGGCTTGGAAACAGTGACGGACGGCAAAATCATAATCGGTGATCAAACGGTGAACCAATTGCCACCTGGCAAGCGTGATATTGCGATGGTTTTTCAAAATTACGCCCTCTACCCAACGATGAATGTGTACGACAATATCGCCTATGGATTGAGAAACCGAGGAACGTCGAAAAAGGAATGTCAGGTGCTGGTAGAGGAGATCGCGGAAATCGTCGGGCTATCCGATTATCTCAAGCGCAAGCCATCTCAGCTCTCCGGAGGTCAAAGGCAACGTGTCGCACTCGCGCGGGCCATGGTGAAAAAGCCAAAGGTCTTCCTGATGGACGAACCCCTCTCCAATCTCGATGCGAAGCTGCGAAATCAGATGCGTGTGGAGTTGACGAGCCTGCACAAGCAGCTCGGCAGCACCTTCATCTACGTGACACATGATCAGGTAGAGGCGATGACTATGGGCGATCAGATCGTCGTCATGAATGACGGACACATTATGCAAGTAGCGAGCCCGATGGATTTGTATCAGGAGCCGGAAAATCTGTTTGTTGCCCAATTTATCGGTTCTCCGCCGATGAACATTGTTTCTGCGGAGGGCAAGAGTGAACACGTATGGGGATTCCGCCCGGAAAAAGCAGTGCTGTTGCCTGCTGCTGTCCCAGCCATCACGAGCGAAGAGATGTGGAACACACGCGGTCAGGTCGTATCCAGGGAAATTCTCGGCTCAGACACGCTCCTTCACGTGGAGACGGAAAAAGGCAGGGTCATCGTCAAAGCGGACTCGGAGGTAGCGATGCAGGTCGGCTCCTCGGTCACGGTTACTGTACCGTGGGAATACATCTATGTGTTTGAAAAAGGGAGCGGAAAACGAGTGGGTCGCATGAGTGGACGAGTGCCTGTATCGACACGCGCAGGAGGGGATAGCTGA
- a CDS encoding HAD family hydrolase: MIQALLFDLDGTLLDSRDAVVDAVAFTAEQYAPGHFSREELLARFGESFDDFLAAVATAAGVPDKKEVLQRYFAYVREHHEEHVKLFPFVREGLEKLKAAGFAMAIVTNKQREFTLAGLEMAGIEHLFEAIVTVDDVSRGKPSAEPVQKALGALGKRPEQAMMIGDSRYDVLAAVGAGVQSVVLEWYGQEKWPYASPDYRYADFETFVMEMLAAKAQGGK; the protein is encoded by the coding sequence TTGATTCAAGCGTTGTTATTTGATTTGGACGGGACCTTGCTGGACAGTCGGGATGCGGTCGTGGATGCCGTTGCTTTTACGGCTGAGCAGTATGCACCGGGACATTTTAGCAGAGAAGAGCTTCTCGCGCGTTTTGGTGAATCGTTTGATGATTTTTTGGCGGCAGTTGCTACAGCAGCAGGCGTCCCTGACAAAAAGGAAGTGCTACAAAGATACTTCGCCTATGTACGGGAGCATCATGAAGAACACGTCAAACTGTTTCCGTTTGTTCGCGAAGGGTTGGAAAAGCTAAAGGCGGCGGGCTTTGCGATGGCGATCGTCACGAACAAGCAACGGGAGTTTACATTGGCTGGTCTGGAGATGGCGGGGATTGAGCATCTGTTTGAGGCCATCGTCACCGTCGATGATGTATCACGAGGCAAGCCGTCGGCTGAGCCTGTACAAAAAGCGCTGGGGGCACTTGGTAAACGTCCCGAGCAAGCCATGATGATCGGCGACAGTCGTTATGACGTACTGGCTGCGGTAGGAGCGGGTGTGCAATCTGTCGTGCTGGAGTGGTACGGACAAGAGAAATGGCCCTACGCTTCTCCGGATTACCGCTACGCCGATTTTGAGACATTTGTTATGGAAATGCTGGCCGCAAAAGCACAAGGAGGGAAATGA
- a CDS encoding glycerol-3-phosphate responsive antiterminator, translated as MNQEQFRARLAKYKLIASVKEAKHLEKAAEANLSAAVLSIGNIGVIKGYVDYFKSKNIPVFLHLERIGGISHDREGIAFLAHYVKPDGIVTTRNTLVKLAKKQGLLTIQRLFLVDSDSIKSGLTSLQDTQPDAVELMPGLLPEFIEEFRSVIDTPIISGGLIRKQEQMEEVLKHGATAVSVGNPLLWKECKNLDSSVVI; from the coding sequence GTGAACCAGGAACAGTTTCGTGCAAGACTGGCAAAGTACAAGCTAATCGCTTCCGTAAAAGAAGCGAAGCACCTGGAAAAAGCGGCAGAGGCAAATTTGAGTGCTGCGGTACTCTCGATTGGCAACATTGGTGTGATCAAAGGCTACGTGGATTATTTCAAGTCGAAAAATATCCCTGTATTTCTTCATTTGGAGCGGATTGGCGGAATCAGTCATGACCGGGAAGGCATCGCATTTCTCGCGCATTACGTCAAGCCAGACGGGATCGTCACTACGCGCAACACCCTGGTCAAGCTGGCGAAAAAGCAAGGCCTGCTGACGATTCAGCGTTTGTTTTTGGTGGATAGCGACTCGATTAAATCAGGCTTAACCTCCCTGCAAGATACACAGCCTGACGCTGTTGAGCTGATGCCTGGTTTGCTGCCGGAGTTTATCGAAGAATTTCGAAGTGTGATCGATACCCCGATCATTTCTGGTGGGCTGATTCGCAAGCAAGAACAGATGGAGGAAGTATTAAAGCATGGAGCGACAGCTGTTTCAGTCGGAAATCCGCTGCTGTGGAAGGAGTGTAAGAACCTTGATTCAAGCGTTGTTATTTGA
- a CDS encoding SulP family inorganic anion transporter: protein MKWAPRFEGYNLVSFRKDCVSGVIVGIIAIPLGMAFAIASGVKPEYGIYTTIIAGILISLFGGSRYQIGGPTGAFIPILFAIVMQYGYADLLLAGFMAGILLVLMGVLRLGGLIKFIPRPVIIGFTSGIAVIIFSGQIANFLGLEQLQRHEDFLSNMREIVLHLNTINLYSVAIAILSLALILVTPRFIRSIPASLVGLVVSSVVSVLFLEGKVATIGSTFGEIPSALPGFHFPEITWERVQKLLSPALIIAILGAIESLLSAVVADGMTRSRHNSNRELIGQGIANIVTPLFGGIPATGAIARTATNIRTGATSPMSGIIHGLVVLLILVLFAPYASHIPLASMAPILMLVAWNMSERKEFAHMFKVKTSDSLVLVLTFLLTVFTNLTVAIEVGLVLSILLFVKRTRDSLRVAQVLPDPSSNHDKVMPHMVTEEHDCPQISIFTIEGPLFFGDADLFESSLTQTLQRQPKVLLLRMGKVPLMDMTGEANLSRIVKQCMDQGTTVLISGIQSGPKKILQRTGLYGLVGEAHFFTHTGDAIAYALSLLDTGKCLGCKHFAFRECTRLSAPTETST from the coding sequence ATGAAGTGGGCACCAAGATTCGAAGGCTACAATCTTGTTTCCTTTCGAAAAGACTGTGTATCAGGAGTAATCGTCGGTATTATCGCGATACCATTGGGGATGGCATTTGCTATCGCCTCCGGAGTAAAGCCTGAGTACGGAATTTACACGACCATTATCGCCGGGATTTTGATTTCTCTATTTGGCGGTTCCCGCTATCAAATCGGTGGACCTACTGGTGCTTTTATCCCGATATTATTTGCAATCGTCATGCAATACGGTTATGCAGACTTGCTCCTCGCTGGATTCATGGCAGGGATTCTCCTTGTTCTCATGGGGGTTCTACGGCTGGGAGGGCTGATCAAATTCATTCCGCGCCCCGTCATCATCGGATTTACTTCGGGGATTGCCGTTATCATTTTCTCCGGTCAAATTGCCAACTTTCTCGGCCTGGAGCAGTTGCAGAGACATGAAGATTTTCTGTCCAACATGAGGGAAATCGTCCTTCATCTGAACACGATTAATCTATACAGCGTAGCCATTGCTATTTTGAGTCTCGCCCTTATTTTGGTGACTCCCCGATTCATCCGTAGCATACCGGCCTCTCTCGTTGGTCTCGTAGTCTCCAGTGTCGTTTCCGTCCTCTTTTTGGAAGGGAAGGTAGCGACGATTGGCTCCACCTTTGGAGAGATACCAAGTGCATTACCCGGCTTTCATTTTCCTGAAATCACATGGGAACGTGTCCAAAAGTTACTGAGTCCAGCCCTGATCATTGCTATACTAGGAGCGATAGAGTCTTTATTATCTGCCGTCGTCGCCGATGGGATGACACGCAGTCGCCACAACAGCAACCGTGAATTAATCGGCCAAGGGATTGCCAATATCGTGACTCCGTTATTCGGGGGAATTCCTGCTACTGGCGCGATTGCGAGAACAGCCACCAACATTCGAACCGGAGCAACCTCCCCCATGTCTGGCATCATTCATGGTCTGGTCGTTTTGCTCATCCTCGTGCTGTTCGCCCCTTATGCTTCGCATATTCCGTTGGCGAGTATGGCGCCGATCTTGATGCTGGTTGCCTGGAATATGAGTGAGCGCAAGGAATTTGCCCACATGTTCAAAGTAAAGACGAGCGATTCTCTTGTACTGGTGCTCACCTTCCTTTTGACCGTTTTCACCAATTTAACCGTTGCTATTGAAGTGGGATTGGTGCTATCTATCCTGTTGTTTGTCAAACGAACGCGCGATAGCTTGCGGGTAGCTCAGGTACTGCCTGATCCCTCGTCCAACCACGACAAAGTCATGCCGCATATGGTGACCGAGGAGCATGATTGCCCGCAAATCAGCATTTTCACGATTGAGGGCCCACTCTTTTTCGGGGATGCCGACTTGTTTGAAAGCTCCCTCACGCAAACCCTTCAGCGACAACCAAAGGTGTTGCTGCTGCGGATGGGAAAAGTCCCTCTGATGGACATGACTGGGGAAGCGAATTTGTCCAGGATTGTGAAACAATGTATGGACCAAGGAACAACAGTCCTTATTTCAGGAATCCAATCTGGCCCCAAGAAAATCTTGCAGCGTACGGGACTATATGGCCTCGTAGGCGAAGCTCACTTTTTTACTCATACTGGGGACGCGATAGCGTATGCCCTTAGTCTACTTGACACTGGGAAGTGCCTCGGATGCAAGCATTTTGCCTTTCGCGAATGCACGCGCCTGTCCGCTCCTACTGAAACTTCCACATGA
- a CDS encoding ArsR/SmtB family transcription factor has translation MNLELQQFKANFFKALGHPLRIRILELLVEGDKNVNELQTLIGSEGSAVSQQLAILRNNNIVYGTKDGNKVTYSLRDPMIIELLSVARQIFNNHLIDTISMLDRFNEE, from the coding sequence TTGAATTTGGAACTACAGCAATTTAAAGCGAATTTTTTCAAGGCGTTGGGTCATCCCCTGCGGATTCGGATTCTGGAGTTGCTGGTGGAAGGAGATAAGAATGTAAACGAGCTTCAGACACTCATCGGGAGTGAAGGCTCCGCTGTTTCCCAACAGCTCGCCATTTTGCGGAACAACAATATCGTGTACGGAACAAAGGACGGAAACAAAGTCACCTACTCGCTGCGTGATCCGATGATCATCGAGCTGTTGAGTGTGGCGAGACAGATTTTTAACAATCATTTGATTGATACGATCTCGATGCTGGATCGGTTTAACGAGGAATAG